In a genomic window of Mustela nigripes isolate SB6536 chromosome 8, MUSNIG.SB6536, whole genome shotgun sequence:
- the ZNF10 gene encoding zinc finger protein 10 isoform X1, giving the protein MEAESVPAGSHTLVTFRDILVNFTREEWKLLDSAQQIMYKDVMLENYKNLVSLGHQLPKPHVILQLEKGEEPWLVERGIHPETQADLETAVEIKSISSKSISKNKQSCGIKMEGIAKSDLWYLSLEEVWRCEDQLDKYQENQERHLRQVAFTQKKVLTQERVCENGKYGGNCLLPTQLVLREYFHKHDSHTKSLKQNLVFSSHQESYAGSSECGPTFCQNIHLIQFARTQPGDKSYKCPDPVNSLTSGTSLGISKGVHREKPYECKECGKFFSWRSNLTRHRLIHTGEKPYECKECGKSFSRSSHLIGHQKTHTGEEPYECKECGKSFSWFSHLVTHQRTHTGDKLYTCSQCGKSFVHSSRLIRHQRTHTGEKPYECPECGKSFRQSTHLILHQRTHVRVRPYECDECGKSYSQRSHLVVHHRTHTGLKPFECKDCGKCFSRSSHLFSHQRTHTGEKPYECHDCGKSFSQSSALIVHQRIHTGEKPYECCQCGKAFIRKNDLIKHQRIHVGEETYKCNQCGIIFSQNSPLIVHQIAHTGEQFSTCNQCGTALVSSPNLVRYQTSHIRGNAY; this is encoded by the exons ATGGAGGCCGAGTCAGTACCTGCCGGGTCCCAC ACACTGGTGACCTTCAGGGATATACTTGTGAACTTCACCAGGGAGGAGTGGAAGCTgctggactctgctcagcagatcATGTATAAagatgtgatgctggagaactaTAAGAACCTGGTTTCCTTGG GGCATCAGCTTCCTAAACCACACGTGATCCTCCagttggagaaaggggaagagccGTGGCTGGTGGAGAGAGGGATTCACCCGGAGACCCAGGCAG atttggAGACTGCAGTTGAAATTAAATCAATTTCCAGTAAgagcatttctaaaaataaacagtCCTGTGGCATTAAAATGGAAGGAATTGCAAAGAGTGATCTTTGGTACTTGTCATTAGAAGAAGTCTGGAGATGTGAAGACCAGTTGGACAAGTATCAGGAAAACCAGGAGAGACATTTGAGGCAAGTGGCGTTCACCCAAAAGAAAGTACTTACTCAGGAGAGGGTCTGTGAAAATGGTAAATATGGGGGAAACTGTCTTCTTCCTACTCAGCTGGTACTGAGAGAATATTTCCACAAACATGACTCACATACTAAAAGTTTAAAACAGAATTTAGTTTTTAGCAGTCATCAGGAAAGCTATGCAGGTAGCAGTGAATGTGGTCCAACCTTCTGTCAAAACATTCACCTTATTCAGTTTGCAAGAACCCAGCCAGGAGATAAGTCCTACAAATGCCCTGATCCTGTGAACTCTCTTACCAGTGGTACATCCCTCGGTATATCAAAGGGTGTACATAgggagaaaccctatgaatgtaaggagTGTGGAAAATTCTTCAGCTGGCGCTCTAACCTTACCAGGCACCGGCTtattcatactggagaaaaaccctatGAGTGTAAAGAATGTGGAAAATCTTTCAGCCGGAGTTCTCACCTCATTGGGCATCAGAAGACGCACACTGGTGAAGAGCCCTATGAATGTAAGGAGTGTGGGAAGTCCTTCAGCTGGTTTTCTCACCTTGTCACGcatcagagaactcacacaggagaCAAACTCTACACATGTAGCCAGTGTGGGAAATCTTTCGTTCACAGTTCCAGGCTTATTAGGCACCAGagaactcatactggagagaaaccttatgaatgtcCTGAGTGTGGGAAGTCTTTCAGACAGAGCACGCATCTCATTCTGCATCAGAGAACTCACGTGAGAGTGAGGCCCTATGAATGTGATGAGTGTGGGAAGTCTTACAGCCAGAGATCTCACCTTGTGGTACACCACAGAACTCACACGGGACTGAAGCCCTTCGAGTGTAAAGACTGTGGAAAATGCTTCAGTAGAAGCTCTCACCTGTTCTCCCATCAGAGAacccacactggagagaaaccatatgaatGCCACGATTGTGGGAAATCTTTCAGCCAGAGTTCTGCCCTCATTGtgcatcagagaattcatactggagaaaagCCATATGAATGTTGCCAGTGTGGAAAAGCCTTCATCAGGAAGAACGACCTTATTAAGCATCAGAGGATTCATGTTGGGGAAGAGACCTATAAGTGTAATCAGTGTGGGATTATCTTCAGCCAGAACTCTCCACTGATTGTACATCAGATAGCCCACACTGGAGAGCAGTTCTCAACATGTAACCAGTGTGGGACAGCGCTCGTCAGTAGCCCTAACCTGGTTCGATACCAGACCAGTCACATTAGAGGAAATGCTTATTAG
- the ZNF10 gene encoding zinc finger protein 10 isoform X2, giving the protein MEAESVPAGSHTLVTFRDILVNFTREEWKLLDSAQQIMYKDVMLENYKNLVSLGHQLPKPHVILQLEKGEEPWLVERGIHPETQAGDCLKGKSFNTPLRM; this is encoded by the exons ATGGAGGCCGAGTCAGTACCTGCCGGGTCCCAC ACACTGGTGACCTTCAGGGATATACTTGTGAACTTCACCAGGGAGGAGTGGAAGCTgctggactctgctcagcagatcATGTATAAagatgtgatgctggagaactaTAAGAACCTGGTTTCCTTGG GGCATCAGCTTCCTAAACCACACGTGATCCTCCagttggagaaaggggaagagccGTGGCTGGTGGAGAGAGGGATTCACCCGGAGACCCAGGCAG GTGACTGCCTCAAAGGCAAGTCCTTCAATACACCGTTAAGAATGTGA